A genomic segment from Nicotiana tabacum cultivar K326 chromosome 7, ASM71507v2, whole genome shotgun sequence encodes:
- the LOC107831636 gene encoding uncharacterized protein LOC107831636 isoform X2, whose product MDLETENRIAAILLKEAAELRRQAESDGALSYLHRPNVRGRPNSRFLTATVLGVQQANRAVEVNEMWKLRQKEVELENRLKGRLADKNRDTKCHSSSLSERRSRERCDTDSGTSGSKKRERQDSHSSEDDGLRDAEIEEFLHSRVKRGRGTVGSRMDEAGPYLPSSPDPRERESASPDMKRSKGCGYHVVIGPEKPVWLNSPGSSDNESLSEDMTKVRKKAKSSKHHHQCRKHRSKKKSKDKEDKRRREEKRVKLHR is encoded by the exons atggatttggagacagAGAACAGAATTGCGGCAATTCTGTTGAAAGAGGCTGCAGAATTGCGGCGGCAAGCGGAGTCAGATGGTGCACTTTCTTATCTTCATCGGCCTAATGTCAGGGGGAGACCAAATTCACGGTTTTTAACAGCAACTGTTCTTGGAGTACAACAAG CTAACCGAGCTGTTGAAGTAAATGAAATGTGGAAGTTAAGGCAGAAAGAGGTGGAGCTTGAGAACAGGCTTAAAGGGAGGTTGGCAGATAAGAACAGAGATACAAAGTGTCATAGCTCTAGTCTCTCGGAAAGGAGGTCACGTGAGAGATGTGATACTGATTCAGGCACGAGTGGatcaaagaaaagagagagacaGGATTCTCATTCCAGTGAGGATGATGGCTTGAGAGATGCTGAAATTGAAGAGTTTTTACATTCAAG GGTCAAGCGTGGCAGGGGAACTGTGGGGTCACGAATGGATGAAGCTGGCCCTTACCTTCCTTCTAGTCCAGATCCTAGAGAAAGAGAGTCAGCAAGTCCTGATATGAAGCGAAGCAAAGGATGCGGATATCATGTTGTCATTGGTCCAGAGAAGCCCGTCTGGCTGAATTCCCCGGGTTCTTCAGACAATGAATCTCTGTCAGAAGACATGACAAAAGTCCGAAAGAAGGCTAAATCCAGTAAACACCACCACCAGTGTAGGAAACATAGATCAAAAAAGAAGTCCAAGGATAAGGAGGATAAAAGGAGGAGAGAGGAGAAAAGGGTCAAACTTCATAGATAG
- the LOC107831636 gene encoding uncharacterized protein LOC107831636 isoform X1 — MDLETENRIAAILLKEAAELRRQAESDGALSYLHRPNVRGRPNSRFLTATVLGVQQGTHRFYFPLRVLDFCSANRAVEVNEMWKLRQKEVELENRLKGRLADKNRDTKCHSSSLSERRSRERCDTDSGTSGSKKRERQDSHSSEDDGLRDAEIEEFLHSRVKRGRGTVGSRMDEAGPYLPSSPDPRERESASPDMKRSKGCGYHVVIGPEKPVWLNSPGSSDNESLSEDMTKVRKKAKSSKHHHQCRKHRSKKKSKDKEDKRRREEKRVKLHR; from the exons atggatttggagacagAGAACAGAATTGCGGCAATTCTGTTGAAAGAGGCTGCAGAATTGCGGCGGCAAGCGGAGTCAGATGGTGCACTTTCTTATCTTCATCGGCCTAATGTCAGGGGGAGACCAAATTCACGGTTTTTAACAGCAACTGTTCTTGGAGTACAACAAGGCACACATCGCTTTTATTTCCCACTACGAGTTCTAGATTTTTGTTCTG CTAACCGAGCTGTTGAAGTAAATGAAATGTGGAAGTTAAGGCAGAAAGAGGTGGAGCTTGAGAACAGGCTTAAAGGGAGGTTGGCAGATAAGAACAGAGATACAAAGTGTCATAGCTCTAGTCTCTCGGAAAGGAGGTCACGTGAGAGATGTGATACTGATTCAGGCACGAGTGGatcaaagaaaagagagagacaGGATTCTCATTCCAGTGAGGATGATGGCTTGAGAGATGCTGAAATTGAAGAGTTTTTACATTCAAG GGTCAAGCGTGGCAGGGGAACTGTGGGGTCACGAATGGATGAAGCTGGCCCTTACCTTCCTTCTAGTCCAGATCCTAGAGAAAGAGAGTCAGCAAGTCCTGATATGAAGCGAAGCAAAGGATGCGGATATCATGTTGTCATTGGTCCAGAGAAGCCCGTCTGGCTGAATTCCCCGGGTTCTTCAGACAATGAATCTCTGTCAGAAGACATGACAAAAGTCCGAAAGAAGGCTAAATCCAGTAAACACCACCACCAGTGTAGGAAACATAGATCAAAAAAGAAGTCCAAGGATAAGGAGGATAAAAGGAGGAGAGAGGAGAAAAGGGTCAAACTTCATAGATAG